From Candidatus Nanohalococcus occultus:
TCTCTGTTTTTCGTTGTGGAAATAGATGGCTGTGGTGTACTGGAAGCCTTTATCGGCGAACTGGCCGTCCGGGTCAGTCGGATCGATGTTTTTCCAGAAGATATCCAGTAGTTCGGAGTAAGATACAGTCTCAGGGTTAAACTTGAGCTGTACGGCCTCTCTGTGATCTGTTTTACCCGTGGAGACTTCAGAGTATTTTGCGTTTTTCTCTTCGCCGCCGGCATAGCCGCTTGTCGCTTCCAATACGCCCTCTGTCTCTTTGAGTACTGCTTCGATACACCAGAAACATCCTCCTGCGAAAGTCGCAGTCTTCAGATCCTTACCGACCTCCTAATCTGACTCGGATGGCATACAGTATTAACGGGTTTTCAGAGTCTAAAAATGTGTGAACTGTGTGAAATCGTTACGTTCAATAAGATTCAACAACCAGGCTACGGTATGTCGAAGAAAATACTGATCACAGGCGCGAGCGGAACTGTCGGTACCGCAGCAGCAAAGCATCTAGCAAGCGAAGGACATTACGTTATAGGAGTGAGCAGATCGGTCGATGAAAACTGTTACTCCGAGTGCCATCAGCTGGATTTACTGGACGGAAAAGACCTTGAGAGACTGGAGGACGTTCTTGAAGACGTTGACGTGGTCTTCCACTTGGCTTGGAACGTCGGAGTTGAAAACTTCGATACCGGTGAAAAATGGCCTGGAAACATGGAGATGTATGAAAACGTGTTGAATGCGGCCGCAAAAGCAGAGGTATCAACCTTCATCAACGGATCTTCGATACACGCAGGCACAGGCTCGATACCGGCTTATACGGTCGAGGCGAGTCTGGAAGATACCCCGGAACCGTATCGTAGTAGCATTGATCCGGAAACCGACTTTGATCTCCGAAAAGAGGAACCTGAAAAACTGCTTTCAGCGCTTGAAGACGATCCCGACAGTCCCTACGGAGAGTCAAAGGTTGAGACCGAACACGTACTCAGAGAGAAAGTTGAAGACGGCGTCTTCGAACTCGGAGTCAGCATAAGAATCGGAGGAGTCAACCCAGAAGACAAAAACGAGATAGAAGGAGAGCCTTACTACCCAAGTCTCTACTGGAGCCACGCAGATCTAGGCCGAACAGTCGAAAGAATCGCAGACTCAAAGGAGAAAGGTTACTTCCAGTTCTACGGAGTCTCCGATAACCCGGGACGGATTTTCTCGATCGAGACCGTTTTCCACCCGGAAAACTGAGATCTAGGTAGTGGCCGATTCCAACGCGGAGTCGGTCCCTACAGCGGCTTTATCTTCTTTAAGCTCAGTTACCGAGTCTATGCCTTCCGCTATTTCGCCGAGATAATCTGCCACATCCTGCTCCAGAGAAGAGCCAGAGGATTCAATTGAGGAAAGTTTTTCGTAAGCATCCTGTGCCTCCCGGTAGTTTTCCCGAGCGCTCTGAATATGATTTTTCGCCTCCGTGGCGGTTGCGTTGTCCAAAAGGTGACGTGCATTCCTTAGATCTTCATCGATAGACTCCAGGGCAGAACATAGCTTTTCCGCGTTCTCTGAGAAACAGCAGTAAGGATTCTCGGAAAATTCATTTCCCGGCCTATAGCTGCCGACAATCGCATCAAGGTGCTGTTCGTAAGCATCCGTTTTCCGTACCAATCCCGGTAAGTCTTCTCTAACATCTATCTGGTGAGTCCTGCCATCAAGATCTGTGGACTTTATCATATGTGAAGTTGTTCACTCGTTTTAAAAAAGTTTTTCGGCGGGTAGAAGAATCTCTGAGAGAAAATCAAACCTAGATTTGATCTTTCTCTTCTTTCCCGCCGGTTTAGGCTATGCCCAGTAACCTTCTGGATATGTTGGAAGCAGGTATGGACAGCAGTAGGTAATAGCCCAGCCAGTTGATAGCGCTACCTGCTAGCGGCAAACTGAAGGGTAGATCAAGGAAGTCAGCGTTTAAGCTGAGTTTTGCTTGGCGCCCATCTGTCTTAAACTTCTGAAGCTGCCACCTACTGCCTACGGCGTAAAAGGATTCTCCTACCTCTGCTTTCTGATCCCGAAGCTCCAAAACAGGTTTGGAAACATTTCTTACTATCAACTGATCTTCTCTCCCGGCATAGTTCAAACTTCCTCTGTAAGTATGGTTTGAGGTCCGGTTCATATTTACAGTCGGAGAGTAAGTAGCCCTCAGCCATGGGAAAAAGAGTATGCTAACCAACATGATTACGAGTATCGGTTTGAAGTTCACAACCATCATTTTCTGCTGGAGAGACATTGCCTTTTTCTGATGGCGCGCTGTTTTCTGCTCGTCTTCGGCAGCCTGGGCCTTGGACTGATGTTCGTTCATACGCTCTTCAATTCTTTTAATTTTCTCGTGATCGCCGATATACCAATGAATCACAGAATAAAATCCTGCCAGAGTTACCGCAAATATTCCAAGCCCTATATGATGTTCTAGAGCCAAAAGCGGCTGAAAAACTGTGCTATAGGCTGCGTAAAGATTTGAGACCATCGTTGATATCATTCTAGCTGAAAAACTCCTTCATAGATGGATGTAGTTCTTCCATGTGCTTTTGAGCCAGCTGTTCATACATCTGATACATTATCATGACTGTCAGCAGGATTCCCGTACCGCTTATAGACGGATTTGTTTCATTCGCGAAGGCCGCAATTAGACCTACCGTAGCTCCCGACATCACAGTTAGAGCAGGTATGTACCGGTTTAACACCTTCTTGATTACACGGGTGTCTCTACGGAATCCTGGGACCTTCATACCCGTGTTTTGGATCTGCTGAGCTACAGTTTCCGCATCCTGCCCCGAAGTCCTCATCCAGAAAACCGAGAAAACTGCTCCGCCCACCATGTAAAACGTATCATAGACCAAGAAATGGATAATATCTTTGAAACCTACTGCTTCAAGCCCTACACCTATTAGGTTTGATACCACGTTTGTCGGCGCAGTCAGATACCAGTCTATACCTGATATGGCGTGGCCGTTTGAGAAACATCCAAGGACCGAGCATCCGTTAGGACCGGCGAGCGTAGAACCCAGGATCTGGAAATTTGATATTAGAGCTGCTAAGAGTATTACAGGCATGTTTGAGGTGTAGAGGAATTTCAGAGGCCATTTCTGCCCGAAACCCCTTACATTTCCAAGCGTTAACGGTATTTCCACTCTCATAGACTGAAGATATACTGCCGCTGAGAAAACTATCAGAACAGAGGCCACAGGTATCAGAGTAGTAATTTCAAGCGTTGTGGCAAACTTGAACAGCTGTCCTACAGGTGTGCCGCCAACAACCCAGAAAAGACGGCCTGTAGATGCCAGAGGAGATATTAGAGAGACGTAAAGCGATTTCGCGACCCCTGCGGCAATAAGAAGGCTTACGCCGGATCCGAAACCCCATTTTTGGACAAGATCATCCATCAAGATGATCAGCCAGGCTCCAAGAGTTATCTGCCCCGCGAGTAAAACCACTAGGAAAGGATCTCCTGCTATATTTCCAAAGGTACCGGCAAGAACATAGCCTAAGGCTTCTATAACGGCAAGCGAGTAAGCAAGCACTTTCTGACTTGCCTGGAATATCGCTTTTCCTTCACCTGTGTTTGTATTCCAGCCTAGTAGCTCGGATCCTACAAGCATCTGTAGTATAATACTTGAGGTGACGATCGGACCGATACCCAATGTCAGTATAGTTCCTATTTGAGCGCCTAGAAGTGTTTGGTATGTCTGGAACTGCTGTATTGCCTGTTGTACCGAGGCCGAATTAGCGCCGTAGAGAGGTATGGCTCCCATCAGGAAATAGAGTGCGATTACAACACCTGTCCAAGTCATCATTTCTTTCAAAGACTGTTCTTGTTCCGGCTCTCTGACACTAGGTAAAAAACCGGCTACCTTCAACACTGTGGAATCTGACGTTTTTAACCACCGGAAAAACCATCAACCGAAAATGCTTTTATCCTCCTGCTGAACAAATTTTGGGGTAAATTGGGTGTGGAAATAAGAAGTTATGAATACTTTCCAACTTACTTTTATTGTATCTGGCTGAAACTGACTAAATCAGGAAACCCAGAGAAAAACCCCGGTTAACACTCGATGGAAAAATGGACGATTTTGAAAAAATGCTACGATGGCTCGTTGAAGGCACCAAAGGAGGAGAAAACAGGCTGAGAATAATCATAGCTCTTTCAAATGGACCGATGAACACCAACAGGCTGTCAGACTATCTGAATCTAGACTACAAGACCGTATCCCACCATCTTGAACGACTAGAGAAGAATAACATAGTTGAGATAATGGGAAAAGGTTACGGCAAAAACTACTTTCTTACCCGGGAAACAGAGAAGAACATGGATATAATCAAAGAAGTTAGAGAAAAAACAGGTGTACAACTGTGAAATCAAGAAACTACCTCCACACCCTAGTGATCGGCGCATTAATAGCCGCCGGCCTAGCTACATTAACAGCTAGAACAGTCATGGCAAACACTATGGAAGCAGTTGAAACTGTTTTACTAGCCGAAGTTTTTCTTTCAACTTTCAACATAGTCCTGCTCTCTGCGCTAACCGCGAACTACCTTAAAATGACTAGAAAACTTTCCACGCCAATGACAAGAAGCCTTCTAATCTTCAGCTCAGCACTTACACTCTATGCGGTCACATCCAGCCCCATAATCCACTACATGCTTAATATAAATCCTATAAACATCGGGCCGTTAACCTACATCCCCGAAATCTTTGTGACAATCGCATCACTGACCCTTCTCTATCAAAACTACCGTTGAACAAGGAACGACGGTACGGACAGGGTTAGAAAATCGGGTGTACAAAAACCGACCGACACGTATCATGAGACAAGCCAAACTATGAAACGTCATTAAAAATAAGCGGTTCGCAGTTAATCCTGTGAGAAAATTCTTGTTGGCCGGCTTAATCCTTCTCCTTGTGTCAGTTGTTACAGGTTTAATCGCTGCCGGAGGACACAATCCTGAAGACGCAGCACAAAAATCCGATGCCGTAATTTACGGAGCGGTATCCAGCATCTCTGAATCCGGAGAAGTTACAGAGCATCATCCTGTCAAGATAGACGTGATAGATGCTTTCAAAGGGAACAAAACCGAACTACTCGGGAGGGATCTGTCAAACACAGTAACAGTTCAAGTCAAAGGAACAGAAAGAATGGATGTTTCCACCGCCGCGGATTTTACTGAAGGAGAAGAAGTCGTAGTAATGCTGGAAGAACAGAGCGGCCGCTACTATATGACTACAGGTTACGCTACCAAGTACGAAGTCTCCAATAACAACACCCTCCAGCTCGTAGCACCTGAACGCAAAAACATTACTGTGGCCCAAATGGAGAGCATGGTGGAGAATTCTACCACTGTTTCTCATCATCGACGCCAGGAAAACAACAGTTCTGGAAACTCTGTAACAGATGAAGACATGGAACTTCCTTGGACCGCCCACCTCAATAATTTCCTCGAAGACGTGTACAGCCTCTTCAAAAACCTTTAAACACTCAAAACTAGCTTAACCTTCTCAAACACCCGAAACCAATTACCAAAGATAAAGTGCGGCGTCCGGGATTTGAACCCGGGTTGCTGGCTTGGAAGGCCAGAGTCT
This genomic window contains:
- the msrA gene encoding peptide-methionine (S)-S-oxide reductase MsrA; amino-acid sequence: MKTATFAGGCFWCIEAVLKETEGVLEATSGYAGGEEKNAKYSEVSTGKTDHREAVQLKFNPETVSYSELLDIFWKNIDPTDPDGQFADKGFQYTTAIYFHNEKQRKQAEESRQRLENSGRFEKPIATVIEEFTTFFPAEEKHQDYSKKNPGRYKRYKKASGRESFLKESQS
- a CDS encoding NAD-dependent epimerase/dehydratase family protein, encoding MSKKILITGASGTVGTAAAKHLASEGHYVIGVSRSVDENCYSECHQLDLLDGKDLERLEDVLEDVDVVFHLAWNVGVENFDTGEKWPGNMEMYENVLNAAAKAEVSTFINGSSIHAGTGSIPAYTVEASLEDTPEPYRSSIDPETDFDLRKEEPEKLLSALEDDPDSPYGESKVETEHVLREKVEDGVFELGVSIRIGGVNPEDKNEIEGEPYYPSLYWSHADLGRTVERIADSKEKGYFQFYGVSDNPGRIFSIETVFHPEN
- a CDS encoding EMC3/TMCO1 family protein — encoded protein: MISTMVSNLYAAYSTVFQPLLALEHHIGLGIFAVTLAGFYSVIHWYIGDHEKIKRIEERMNEHQSKAQAAEDEQKTARHQKKAMSLQQKMMVVNFKPILVIMLVSILFFPWLRATYSPTVNMNRTSNHTYRGSLNYAGREDQLIVRNVSKPVLELRDQKAEVGESFYAVGSRWQLQKFKTDGRQAKLSLNADFLDLPFSLPLAGSAINWLGYYLLLSIPASNISRRLLGIA
- the secY gene encoding preprotein translocase subunit SecY — encoded protein: MLKVAGFLPSVREPEQEQSLKEMMTWTGVVIALYFLMGAIPLYGANSASVQQAIQQFQTYQTLLGAQIGTILTLGIGPIVTSSIILQMLVGSELLGWNTNTGEGKAIFQASQKVLAYSLAVIEALGYVLAGTFGNIAGDPFLVVLLAGQITLGAWLIILMDDLVQKWGFGSGVSLLIAAGVAKSLYVSLISPLASTGRLFWVVGGTPVGQLFKFATTLEITTLIPVASVLIVFSAAVYLQSMRVEIPLTLGNVRGFGQKWPLKFLYTSNMPVILLAALISNFQILGSTLAGPNGCSVLGCFSNGHAISGIDWYLTAPTNVVSNLIGVGLEAVGFKDIIHFLVYDTFYMVGGAVFSVFWMRTSGQDAETVAQQIQNTGMKVPGFRRDTRVIKKVLNRYIPALTVMSGATVGLIAAFANETNPSISGTGILLTVMIMYQMYEQLAQKHMEELHPSMKEFFS
- a CDS encoding ArsR/SmtB family transcription factor, with amino-acid sequence MLRWLVEGTKGGENRLRIIIALSNGPMNTNRLSDYLNLDYKTVSHHLERLEKNNIVEIMGKGYGKNYFLTRETEKNMDIIKEVREKTGVQL